From a single Helicovermis profundi genomic region:
- a CDS encoding EFR1 family ferrodoxin (N-terminal region resembles flavodoxins. C-terminal ferrodoxin region binds two 4Fe-4S clusters.) — MKKVCMYYFTGSGNTLKVAKQMKSTFIDKGYECKLVNIAEKSNIEKESYDYIGLLFPVAIQSTFPLVWKFIYELPNVSNQKIFMVDTLQSFSGGIVGPLKKILIEKGYITVGAIEIKMSSSMERKSKKVQAGREKNIEALKTAASFVNDLIEEKTKWSRIPVISDAMRAISKKRYVWTKISKNISVVHDECILCGKCIRNCPVQAISDIKGKITINNEVCESCMKCVNNCPKNAFLIGDKKVYQNI; from the coding sequence ATGAAAAAAGTATGTATGTATTATTTTACTGGGTCAGGTAATACACTAAAAGTTGCAAAGCAAATGAAAAGTACATTTATTGATAAAGGCTATGAATGTAAGCTCGTGAATATAGCGGAAAAAAGCAATATAGAAAAAGAATCATATGATTATATTGGATTATTATTTCCCGTAGCAATTCAATCAACATTTCCTTTAGTGTGGAAATTTATTTATGAGCTTCCAAATGTATCTAATCAAAAAATATTTATGGTTGATACACTACAATCTTTTTCAGGAGGTATAGTAGGACCCCTAAAAAAGATTTTGATTGAAAAAGGATATATAACAGTTGGTGCAATCGAAATAAAAATGTCAAGTAGTATGGAAAGAAAAAGTAAAAAAGTACAAGCGGGCAGAGAAAAAAATATCGAGGCTTTAAAAACAGCAGCATCGTTTGTTAATGATTTAATAGAAGAAAAAACAAAATGGAGTAGAATTCCAGTTATTTCTGATGCAATGAGAGCTATATCGAAAAAAAGATATGTTTGGACAAAAATTAGCAAAAATATATCTGTAGTTCATGATGAATGTATTTTGTGCGGTAAATGTATTAGAAACTGTCCAGTTCAAGCTATCTCAGACATAAAAGGTAAAATTACTATAAACAATGAAGTATGTGAATCTTGCATGAAATGTGTTAATAATTGTCCTAAAAATGCATTTCTAATAGGAGATAAAAAAGTTTATCAAAATATATGA
- a CDS encoding threonine/serine ThrE exporter family protein, which translates to MSKYLKEITNIAISIGKLILENGGEAYRVEDTIRRMCESKGIENVNVLSLPTGIFLSASYEDEEFTVVRRTFVNRIDLEIIDLCNTFSREFINKEINYEASLKRIKGIQDAPSYSLFLSSIFAGMGGGFFTLLFKSTALEFFLAFIISFIVSSILSRIKVGLYMKHLIGGFLVALLSFTASAIFLKVSMDYLVVGSIMPLVPGVAMVNSIRDILNGDLVSGMGKMTEAIVVATSIAFGVGSVLGVLYFMEVI; encoded by the coding sequence ATGAGTAAATATTTAAAAGAGATAACAAATATCGCTATATCCATTGGAAAACTTATATTAGAGAATGGCGGAGAAGCATATAGAGTTGAAGATACAATAAGAAGAATGTGTGAATCAAAAGGGATAGAAAATGTTAATGTATTATCTCTTCCTACAGGAATATTTCTTTCAGCCTCTTATGAAGATGAAGAGTTTACAGTTGTAAGAAGAACCTTTGTAAATAGAATTGATTTAGAAATTATAGATTTATGTAATACTTTCTCAAGAGAATTTATTAATAAAGAAATTAATTATGAAGCATCTTTAAAAAGAATTAAAGGTATACAAGATGCACCTTCATATTCTTTATTTTTAAGTAGTATTTTTGCAGGCATGGGTGGAGGATTTTTTACACTTTTATTTAAAAGCACTGCACTTGAATTTTTTTTAGCATTTATAATTAGTTTTATTGTTTCAAGTATATTAAGCCGTATAAAAGTTGGTCTTTATATGAAACACTTAATTGGAGGCTTTTTAGTAGCATTGCTTTCGTTTACTGCGAGTGCTATATTTTTAAAAGTTTCAATGGACTATTTAGTAGTAGGTTCAATTATGCCACTTGTTCCAGGCGTTGCTATGGTGAATTCTATTAGAGATATTTTAAATGGCGATTTAGTTTCTGGAATGGGGAAAATGACGGAAGCAATTGTGGTCGCAACCTCAATAGCGTTTGGAGTAGGTTCTGTACTTGGCGTTTTATATTTTATGGAGGTGATTTAA
- a CDS encoding threonine/serine exporter family protein, with protein MNFLFSFLSSVGFAGLFNIPRKELIFTGIVGGTGYIAYRYIDMISSTSMLGYFFGALIVGIFAEILAIIRKKPVTLYIIPGIIPLVPGYGLYYTMLKIIEKNYSGAAEVGFESFMVSLAIAAAIIIANGFGKHILRRKS; from the coding sequence ATGAATTTTCTTTTTTCATTTCTTTCCTCAGTAGGCTTTGCAGGTCTTTTCAATATACCTAGAAAAGAACTTATTTTTACAGGCATTGTTGGAGGAACTGGATATATCGCCTATAGATATATTGATATGATTTCAAGTACGTCAATGCTTGGTTATTTTTTTGGTGCACTTATAGTAGGTATATTTGCGGAAATTTTAGCAATTATAAGAAAAAAACCAGTAACACTTTATATAATTCCTGGCATTATACCACTAGTGCCTGGCTATGGATTATATTATACAATGTTAAAAATTATAGAAAAAAACTATAGTGGTGCAGCAGAAGTTGGATTTGAATCATTTATGGTATCACTAGCCATTGCCGCAGCCATAATTATTGCCAATGGTTTTGGTAAACACATTCTCAGAAGAAAATCTTGA